In Streptomyces erythrochromogenes, the DNA window CGAGGACCAGGATCTCGAAGACGCCGTCGGAGCCGGCCGTGTAGTTGTAGACGGTCAGGGCGGAGGCCAGGGAGGTCGTGACGACGACGCCGACCACGGGGACGCCGCGCCGCTTCTTCTCGAAGGCCCGCGGGAAGAGCCCGTCCTTGGCGGCGGCGTACGGGGTCTGGGCGCTGAGCAGGGTCCAGCCGTTGAGGGCGCCGGCCATCGAGACGACGGCGGCGCAGGCGACGAGGGTGCCGCCCCAGGTGCCGCCGAACATGGCGTTGACGGCGTCGGTGAAGGGGGCTTCGGAGGAGACCAGCTTCTCGTGGGCGACGAGGCCGAAGACGGAGAGGGTCCCGAGGAGGTAGACGACGGCCGCGCCGGTGGTGCCGAGGATCGTGGCCCGGCCGACGTTGCGGGCGGGGTCGCGGACCTCTCCGGCGCTGACGGCGGCCGACTCCACGCCGAGGTAGCTGAAGAGGAGGATCGCCGCGGAGGCGGACAGCGCGCCGGCCGGGCTCTGGTCGGTGGCCTGGAACGGGCCGAGGTTGGCGGGGTCGAAGAAGAACAGGCCGCCCACGGCCACCAGCAGCAGCGGGGCGAACTTCAGCACGGTGGCGACGAGTTGGACGGCGCCGACGTAGCGGGTGCCGGCCAGGTTGGCGAGCGCGGGGAGCCACTGCATGGCCAGGGCCGCCAGGCACATGGACCACTTGTGCTCGCCGATGGCCGGGAAGAGGACGGAGAGGTAGCCGACGGAGGCGACGGCGAGGGCCGCGTTCGACACCCAGGAGGTGATCCAGTAGCTCCAGGCGGCGAGGAAGCCGGCGAAGTCGCCGAAGGCGGCGCGGGCGTAGACGTACGGGCCGCCGGTCTGCGGGTGGCGGTGGGCGAGGCGGCCGAAGACGAGCGCGAGGGCGATCGCTCCGAGGGTGAGCACCGCGAAGGCGAGGAGGCTGATGGTGCCGAAGGGTGCGACCGAGGCGGGGAGGAGGAAGATCCCGCCGCCGATGATGTTGCCCATGACCAGGCAGGTCGCGATGGGGAGGCCGAAGCGCCGGGCATGGGGGTCGCGGCCCGGCTCGGGGGGTGCGGTGGCCTCGGCGGGCAGGGCTGCGGTGCTGGTCATCGGTGGTGCGCCTCGGGTCGTCTCACATGGTGGGCGGGTCGACACATGGTCGGCCACGGTGCGGGACGTACCAAATCAGCGGGTTTCGTCCCGCGCGGGCGACCCATCGGAAGGAAGGATTCCGCCCAGGGGGCCTTCCGGCGGGGAATCCTGCGGCGCCTCTCGGGAGGTCCCCCTGCCGACCGCCCCCGCGGCCCGGGCCGGCGGGGCGGCCGCGTACCGCCCCGCGTCGCGGGGCGCGGGCTCCCACGCCCACCTGTCCCCCGGCGGAGCCACCGGCACCTGGGGGCCGTCCGCCTCCCTGAGCCAGCGCCGCAGTACGCCGTGCACGGCCTCCGCGCCGACCAGCTCCTCCCCCGGGTCCGACAGCTCCGCGGGCCACATCAGGAACGGGTGTCCCTGCTCCCCGCCCAGCCCGCCGTGCGAGCCGATCTGCTCCTCGAAGGCGTGCACCGCGCCCGTGTCCGGGTCGTACGCCGAATTCACCATGATGTCGGCCACGTGCGGGAAGGCGTCGGTCCGGCGGACTGCCGCGGCCGCGCCAGGACCGAAGGGGGCCAGCAGCTCCTCCGCCTCGCCGGGCACGTCCAGCCGGGCCTCGGCCCCGCCCGGTCCCAGCACCACCCCGTCCACCAGGAGGAAGCCCACGCCGGGGTGGTTCGCCAGGGTCGCCAGCAGCGCGGGGTGCGTGCGCTCGATGCGGGCCCGGGAGGCCCTGCCGGGGACGTCCGGGAAGGAGATCAGGGCGAGGTTGCCGGAGGCCAGCACCACCGGGTCGGAACCCGGCCCGGGGCGGGCCTCCTCACCCTCCTCCACCGGCCGGTGCAGGGCCGCGAGGACCGCCGCGCGGGCCTCGGCCCCGCTGCGCGTACCGCCGGCCTTGCGGGAGACGGGCAGTCCGCAGCCCGCCCGCACCAGGTCCTTGAGGGTCAGCCCGTACCGCGCCAGGAAGGTCTCCCCCGGACTCTGGCCGTGGTCGGAGAGCAGCACGATCCGGTACGGGCGCGGCGCGTGCTCGGCGACCCGGGCGAGCAGCGCGAGGCTGCGGTCGAGGCGTTCCAGCACCTGGTCGGTGTCCCGGCCGCGCGGGCCCGAGTGGTGCGCGACCTCGTCGTAGGCGACGAGGTCGGCGTAGACCGCGGAGCGTCCCGCGAGCATGTCGCCGATCACCGCCGCGACGACCACGTCCCGTTCGACCACGGTCGCGAAGGCCCGGATCAGCGGGTAGAGCCCGCCGCGCGAGACCCGGGGCCGGTCTCCGCGGATCCGTGCCCGCAGGGACTGGCCGATCTCGCGGACCGCGTCGGCGACGAAGGACAGGGCCGTGCGGACGGCGTTGGCCGGATCGGAGAAGTACGCGAAGTAGCCGGAGCGGGACCGGTTGGCCCGGCCGCGCCGCGCCGAGACCGAGAGCACGAGCGCCAGCTGGTCCGCGCCGCCGCTGAAGAGGTTGCCCCGGCTGGCCCCGTCGAGCGTGAGCAGTCCGCCGTCGCCGGTGCGCTCGATGGCCCGCCGCTGGAGTTCCGCGGCGCTGGTGGGCCGGTTGCAGACCATCACCTCGCCGGTGTCCTTCTCGTACCAGCGGAAGGCGGGCACGTCGAAGGTGGAGCCGTGCAGGATGCCGAGCTGGCTGGCGCCGGTCTGGCTCGACCAGTCCGTGCGCCAGGACGTGACGCGGTGGCCGCGCTCCAGCCAGTCGGCGACGGTCGGCATCAGCGCGTTGCTGCAGGCCTCGCGCAGCACCTCGTACCCGACCCCGTCGAGCTGGAGGACCAGCAGCCCGGGCGCGGCCGCCCCGGCCCGGGGCGCGGCCCCGCGGCCCTGCCTGCGGCGGCGCCGGTCGGCGAGCCGGTAGAGCCGGCGCCGGTAGGCCTCGTCGTCGCGCACCGCGAGCGCGGTGGAGGTCGCCGAGGCCACCGCGGACATCACGGCGGCGACGACGACCGCGGTCTCGGGGGCGGCCTCGCCCCGCCCGTCGGGGATCAGTCTGAGCGCTATCAGCAGGAGCGAGCCGTTCAGGAAGAAGACGAGCAGCCCGAGCACGAGGGCGGGCACGAGCAGCAGGGCCCGCACGAGCGCGGGCCAGACGAGGGCGCTCAGCAGGCCGAAGGCGCCGGCGCCCCAGGCCGCGGTGAGGCCGATCTGCGTGATGCTGTCGCCGTCGTCGGACTGGAGCCGGAAGTCGGGGAGGATCCCGGCCAGGGCGAGCATCGTCAGGGTGGACACCGCCCAGACGAGGGCCACCCGCACCAGGGCGTTGCCCGTGGTCCGCCACCGTCGTCGCCGCACCGTGCCACCCCCTGGGTCGTCCTGCGCTTCCAGGCTCGCACAGCGGGGGCGGCCCGGCCGGGCGGCCGGGACGGCGTACGGGAGTGCGCGGCGGGGCGGCGGTCAGGTGCCGTCGTAGCCGGCGGTCGGCATGGACAGCCGGCGGTGCACCTCGGCCTTCATCGCGGAGGTGTACCGGGGCTCTTCGCCCCCGGCGGTCTCCAGGCGCACGCCGCGCCGTTCGCACTCGGCGGTGAACTCCTCGACGCAGCCCAGTGCGCGGGCCAGCACCCGCTGGTTGGCGGCGACGAAGAGGTCGACCCGCCCGATGGCTATCTCGGACCAGAACCCGCAGTTGTCCGCGCGCATCCCGTAGACCAGCAGCTGCTTGGTCACGACGTAGCCCCGGTCGGCCGCCCAGCGTGCGCACACGGCGTGCTGGCCTCGGGTGTCCACGGCGAAGGGGTCGGCGTCCAGGTCTTCGAGCGGGGCCAGGCTGGCGATCGCGGCCACGCGCAACTCTTCCATGCCGCCGGACCCTACTCCGATCCGCCGCCCGAGAGGAGGGGCTGCCGGCTTCGGATTCCGACGCGGTGGCGGGAGCCTCCGGCCCGGCATGATGGGTAGGACACCCCGAGGCTGGCGGGACGGCGAGGGAGGGAGGGCCTGGTGCCGGTGGAGATCACCTGGTGGGGCCATGCGACGTGCACCGTCGAGGATTCCGGGGTGCGGCTGCTGACGGACCCGTTGTTCACGCGGCGGCTCGCGCACCTGCGGCGGCGGCGCGGGGCGCTCCCGCCGCCCGAGGCGGCTGCGGCGGACGTGGTGCTGGTGTCGCACCTGCACGCGGACCATCTGCACCTGCCGTCGCTGGGTCGGCTCGCGCCCGGGACCAGGCTCCTGGTGCCGCGGGGGGCCCGGCGGGCGGTCCCGGGGCTGGCCCGGCTCGCCGGGCTGCGCGGGCTGACGGTGACGGAGACGGCGCCGGGCGAGGAGGTCCGCGTGGCGGAGGGCGTACGGGTCCGGGCGGTCAGCGCCCGGCACGACGGGCGCCGCCTGCCGTTCGGGCCGCACCGCGCGCCGGCGCTCGGATACGTGGTCCAGGGCTCCGCGCGGACGTACTTCGCCGGGGACACGGGGCTGTTCGACACGATGGCCGAGGAGGTGGGGCCGGTGGACGTGGCCCTGCTGCCGGTGGGCGGCTGGGGTCCGTACCTGGGGCCCGGGCACCTGGACGCCGGGCGGGCGGCGCGCGCGCTGGCGCAACTGGCGCCGGCGGCGGCGGTGCCGGTCCACTACGGGACGTACTGGCCGGTGGGGATGGACGCGGTGCGGCCGCACGAGTTCCACGCGCCGGGCGAGGAGTTCGAGCGGCGGGCCCGGCAGCTGGCGCCCAAGGTGACCGTGCGGGTACCGGGACACGGTGAGCGGGTGCGGCTGCCGTGACGCTCCGCGACCTCACGGCGGTGGCAGCGGCGGCGGCCGCGGGGGCCGGCCAGGTGCCGCCGGAGACCACCCGGCAGGCGGTGGGCTACCCGGCGTTGTTCGTGCTGGTGGCGCTGGGTGCGCTGGTGCCGGTGATTCCCACCGGTGCGCTGGTGAGTTCGGCGGCGGTGGTGGCGTTCCACCACCAGGCGCCGTACGGGGTGCTGCTGGTGTTCGCGGTGGCGGCGGTGGCGGCCTTCACCGGGGACCTGGCGCTGTACTGGCTCGGGCAGCGCGGGGTGCGCTCCCACAACGGTTCGCGGTGGCTGGAGGCGTTGCGCGGCCGGGCCACGCCCGAGCGGCTGGCGCAGGCGCAGACCCGGCTGGACGAGCACGGGGTGACGGTGCTGGTGCTCTCCCGGCTGGTCCCGGCGGGCCGGATCCCGGTGATGCTGGCCTGCCTACTGGCGGAGCTGCCGCTGCGCCGGTTCGCCCGCGGCGACGGCCCCGCGTGCCTGGCCTGGGCGGCCGCGTACGGGCTGATCGGCATCCTGGGCGGCTCGCTCTTCTCGGAGCCGTGGAAGGGCGTGGCCGTGGCGGTCGGCCTGGCGCTGCTGATCAGCGCGGGCCCGGCGGCTTGGCGCCGGCTGCGCCGCAGTCCGTGAGCGGGCCGCCGGAACACCAGGGGGTGCCCGGCGGACCAGGGTCGCTCGGCCCGGGTCGTCAGGTGCCCTGGCGCCCGCAGGGCCGAGGGGTGAGGCCGGCAAGGCGGAGGAGGGAGCCCCCGCGCGGCGTCGGCGACTGACGGCCGACGCCGCAGGCCGCGGTGCCGGGCCGCCCGGGCGCGGCCTGACCGGCAGGACACCCCTTAGGGGGCCTCGTGCCGGCCGTGGCCCGGCCGGGCGGCCTGCGGCGGGAACGCGAGGCCCGTCGGCGTGTTGAGGCCGGTGAGGGCGAGCGTCACCTGTCCGCCGCCGGTCTCCCGGACCCGTACCACGCGGTTGTTGAAGCCGTCGGCCACGTACAGGCCGCCGGAGCCGTCGAGCGCGAGGCCCAGCGGAGAGCTCAGGCCGGTGATGGGCACCGTACTCTGCGGGCCGCCGCCCGCGGGCACCTTCACGACACGGTTGTTGCCGCTGTCCGCGATGTACAGGTCGCCGGCGGCGTTCAGGGCCAGCCCGGTCGGCTGGGAGAGGCCGGTGGTGGGGACGGTGGTCTGGCCGCCCCCGCCCGCGGCGACCTTGACGACCCGGTCGTTGACGAAGTCGGAGACGTACAGGCCCCCGTCGGACGCGATCGCCAGCCCCCAGGGGTGCAGCAGCCCGGTGGTGGGGACGGTGGTCTGGCCGCTCCCGTCCGCGGCCACCTTCACGACCCGGTCGTTGAAGCTGTCGGCGATGAAGAGGCTGCCGGCCGGGTCGACGGCGAGCCCCAGCGGGCGCGACAGGTTGACGGTGGGGACGACCGACTGTCCCCCGCCGTCCGGAGGCAGGACGACCACCCTGTTGTTGCCGGTGTCGGCGACGTAGAGCCGGCCCGCCGCGTCCCAGGCCAGGCCGGTCGGCCGCACCAGGCCGTCGAGGGGCACGGTGCTCTGGCCGCCGCCGTCCGCGGGCAGGGCCACCACGCGGTTGTTGCCGTAGTCGGACACGTACAGCGGCGGGCCGGCGGGCGATCCCGCACCGCCGGGCTGCGCGGCGCCGGCCACCCCGCCCGCGAGCGCGCACAGCGCCAGCAGTCCCGCGGCGGCGGCCAGCCGCCGGGTCCACCGCCGGGCGGCCGGGCGGCCCGCGGGGGCCGGCGGATCGATCGTTCGCGACTCGGCCGTCTTGCGTTCCACGACTCACCCACCTGATCTGGACGGTCGGCCCGGTGCCGTACCCCCGCCGACCTTAGGAACCGCCGCCCGGGGGTGCGGGAGCCACGCCACCGGTACCCGCCCCGGCCACTCCAATGCCCGCCGCCGCGGGGGCTGGACCTCAAGTGCGGTTGGGTTCGTAGGGTCGTGGATCAGCAGACCTGAAGGACCTACGGGGAGTTGATCGCCATGGAGTACTCGCACGACGACGCCGGACTCCTCCAGCAGCCCATCGGCTACTGGAGCTGGGCCGCCTACGACGCGGTCGTCACCCGCACCCGGGGCGCGCTCGCCTCGATCGGCACCACCCAGCCCCAGTGGTGGATCCTGGCCCAGGTGGCCCGGGCCGAGGAGGTGCGGACCCGCGACGAGGTGACGCGGACCCTGCGCGGCTACCTCTCCGTGGGCGACGAGGCGCTGGCGGAGGAGATCGACACGACCGTCGCCCGGGGCTGGATCGCGCAGGACGACGAGGGCCGCCTCGCGCTCACCCCGGAGGGCCTGGAGTTCTTCGGCCGCGCGGAGGCACTGCAGAAGCAGCTGTGGGACGAGCGGCACGACGGCATCTCGGACGAGGAGTACCTGGCCACCCTCAAGGTGCTGCAGCGCTTCATCCACAACACGGGCGGCCGTGCCTGGCACCACTAGGCCGGATCCGGGACGGGGGCCGTATCCGGGTCCGGGAGGGTGCGGGAGGCTCCGACCGGGAGGTCCCAGAGGTCTTCGCGGGGCAGTCCCGACCGGGACCAGGCGGCGAGGGTGCGGTGCAGGGGCTCCATGACCGGCTCGGCGGAGAGCACGAAGGCCGCCCAGTGCATGGGGGCCATCCTTCGGGCCCCGAGGTCGAGGCAGGCCTGGACGGCTTCCTCCGGGTCGGCGTGGACGTCGCCGAGCCACCAGCGCGGGGCGTACGCACCCACAGGCAGCAGGGCGAGGTCGATGCCGGGGTGGCGGCGGCCGATCTCGCGGAACCACCGGCCGTAGCCCGTGTCCCCCGCGAAGTAGACCTTCCTCGGGACCGGGCTCAGGGTGTCGGTGAGGATCCAGCCGCCCCACAGGGACCGGCAGGTGTCGATCAGGGACCGCTTCGACCAGTGGTGGGCGGGGACGAACTCGAACCGTACGCCGCCCAGTTCGGCCGATTCCCACCAGTCGAGGTCGGTGACCCGGGTGAAGCCGCGGCGGCGGAACCAGCCCGCGAGGCCCGCCGGGACGAAGAGGGCGGTGTCCCGGGGCAGCCGCCGGATGGTGGGGGCGTCGAGGTGGTCGTAGTGGTTGTGGCTGATCACGACCGCGTCCACCGGCGGCAGGTCCTCCCAGCGCACCCCGACGGGCGTCATCCGGGAGGGGGTGCCGAGGATCCGCCGGGACCAGACGGGGTCGGTCAGCACGGTCAGTCCGCCGGTCCGCAGGACCCAGCTGGCGTGCCCGGCCCAGGTGACGGACACCGCGCCGGCGGCCGTCGCGGGCAGCGGGCCCGGCTCGTACGGCAGGTCCGGGATGCCGCGCAGCCCTTCGGGGCCGGGCCGGAAGGCACCCTCGCGGGCGAGCCGGGCGAAGGCGCGCACGCCGGGGAGCGGAGTGGTCAGCCGGTCGGCGAACGAGCGGGGCCAGCGGCGCCGTGCGCCGAGCGGGCGCGGGGCGGACGGGTGCGGGGCCGGCCGGGTGGCGCCTTGGCGTACGGGCCCCGCGGCGGGGGCGGCCGGGGCGGGTGCGGGGGCGGCGTCCGTCCGGTCGCTCATCGAGAAGTCTCCGTTCACCGTGGTCGCGGGTGCGGGTGCGGGTGCGGGTGCGGGGTCGCGGCGGGCCGGGCGGCCCGCCCGGGTGGTCAGGCCAGCCCGGCCAGGACCGATCCGAGGAGGTCCAGGGAGCTCCGCACGTGCGGCAGTTCGAGCGGATCGCGGGCGGTGAGCGCGGCCAGCCGCTCCTCGGGCGTGGCGCCCAGCAGCGGCCCGGTGGACAACCTGACCCGCAGTGCGCCCAGTTCGTCCGCGAACCGCTGTCCGCCGGGGGTGGGCGCGCCGAGCCGGGCGCCGAGCCAGTCCTCCAGTTCCATGGCGTCGCCGACGCCGTGCCGGGCGAGGCCGACGCGCAGCGGGGTGAGGTCTGCGTACAGGTGCCGTCCGGCCTGCGGGGGCCGGGCCAGGCCTCCCGCCGTGCGGATCTCGCGGTGCGCGGCGGCGGCCACCAGGCCGTGCAGGCGGGCGGCCGCGTACGCGCGTGCGGCGACGGCGTCGGGTTCGTCGAGGGCGTGCGCCGCGGCGCCGGCGACGGGCCCGGCGACCACCGCGCCGGTGGCGGTGAGGACGTCGAGGGTGCCGGCGCGCAGCCGCACCCCGCGCGGTGTGCCGGGGAAGCGGACCACGGCGGCGGGCCAGCCGGCCGGCAGCAGTGCCCCGGACAGGTCGACGAGGACCGCCGCCTGTTCGGGCAGCATCTCGGCGGGGCTCAGGACGAGGTCGTCGTGGGGCCGGTGGACGGTGTCGCGCCAGCTCTCGTCGCTGACGACGAACAGCCCGGCGGACTCGGCGGCCTCGCACGCCTCGCGCACCAGCTCGGGCGGCGGGACGGTCGCGGTCGGGTCGTCGGCGACCGACAGCAGCAGCACGCGCGGATCACCGCCCTCGGCGCGCACCCGCCGTACGGTCTCCAGCAGGGCGTAGGGGTCGGGCACGCCGCCGCACTCGGCGGGGGTCGGCACATGGTAGGCCCGCCGCCCGAGCAGTCTGACCTGCGGGGTCCACCAGGCGGGACAGGGCCGGGGCAGCATCACGTCGCCCCCGTACGCTCCGAGGAGGGCCAGGAGCAGCGCCGGGGCGCCGGGTCCCGCCGCCACGTTCTCCGGTGAGGTGGCCAGTCCGCGCCGGCCCCAGTACCGGCAGCCCGCCTCGCGCAGCGACAACCCGCCGCCCGGGGGCTGCGGGGAGGAGCGTCCGGCGGCCGCGCCGAGGACGGAGACCAGATCGGAGAGCACGGGCAGGCCGGGCTGCGGCGCGGGCGGGCCGTAGCGGACCGGGCCGCGGCCCTCCGCCGTGCGCTGCATCCCCTCCACCGCTGTCCGCCTTCCGCGTTCGTCGCGCCGCACTCCCCGACCCTGACCTTTATACGATTATTTGGCCGGATATGCCCTGTCGGGCGCCGCCCGTCGGCCCGCCGGCCTCCCTCAGCCCGTTCGCCCCACCATCGCGAGCAGCCTGGTCTGCGCGTCCGCGCCCGCGGGGACCTCGACCGGCTCGGCGTACATGCCGCTGGCCGCGAGTGCGTCGGCGTACGGCATGACCTCTTTGATCGAGAACTCGACGAGGGTGTCGGGCAGCCGGTCGTCGGCGCCGATGCCGCGGCAGAGGTCCCAGGTGTGCACGACGCAGTCGGCGGTCAGCTCCGAGCAGTACGCCGACCCGAGCGCGGGCCCGTACGAGAGCCGGACGGTCCGCTCCAGTGCGCCGGACGCGGCGAAGGCGGCGTGCGCGGCGCCCGAGGCCCTGTCCCACGCGGCGACCGGGTCGTCC includes these proteins:
- a CDS encoding amino acid permease — protein: MTSTAALPAEATAPPEPGRDPHARRFGLPIATCLVMGNIIGGGIFLLPASVAPFGTISLLAFAVLTLGAIALALVFGRLAHRHPQTGGPYVYARAAFGDFAGFLAAWSYWITSWVSNAALAVASVGYLSVLFPAIGEHKWSMCLAALAMQWLPALANLAGTRYVGAVQLVATVLKFAPLLLVAVGGLFFFDPANLGPFQATDQSPAGALSASAAILLFSYLGVESAAVSAGEVRDPARNVGRATILGTTGAAVVYLLGTLSVFGLVAHEKLVSSEAPFTDAVNAMFGGTWGGTLVACAAVVSMAGALNGWTLLSAQTPYAAAKDGLFPRAFEKKRRGVPVVGVVVTTSLASALTVYNYTAGSDGVFEILVLVTTFTATVPYLLSTAAQIYFLLSGQGERVGRGRLVRDGALAVLAFGFSMWLVAGSGYAAVYQGVLFLFAGVAVYAVMAARRQRTVA
- a CDS encoding phage holin family protein, with product MRRRRWRTTGNALVRVALVWAVSTLTMLALAGILPDFRLQSDDGDSITQIGLTAAWGAGAFGLLSALVWPALVRALLLVPALVLGLLVFFLNGSLLLIALRLIPDGRGEAAPETAVVVAAVMSAVASATSTALAVRDDEAYRRRLYRLADRRRRRQGRGAAPRAGAAAPGLLVLQLDGVGYEVLREACSNALMPTVADWLERGHRVTSWRTDWSSQTGASQLGILHGSTFDVPAFRWYEKDTGEVMVCNRPTSAAELQRRAIERTGDGGLLTLDGASRGNLFSGGADQLALVLSVSARRGRANRSRSGYFAYFSDPANAVRTALSFVADAVREIGQSLRARIRGDRPRVSRGGLYPLIRAFATVVERDVVVAAVIGDMLAGRSAVYADLVAYDEVAHHSGPRGRDTDQVLERLDRSLALLARVAEHAPRPYRIVLLSDHGQSPGETFLARYGLTLKDLVRAGCGLPVSRKAGGTRSGAEARAAVLAALHRPVEEGEEARPGPGSDPVVLASGNLALISFPDVPGRASRARIERTHPALLATLANHPGVGFLLVDGVVLGPGGAEARLDVPGEAEELLAPFGPGAAAAVRRTDAFPHVADIMVNSAYDPDTGAVHAFEEQIGSHGGLGGEQGHPFLMWPAELSDPGEELVGAEAVHGVLRRWLREADGPQVPVAPPGDRWAWEPAPRDAGRYAAAPPARAAGAVGRGTSREAPQDSPPEGPLGGILPSDGSPARDETR
- a CDS encoding MBL fold metallo-hydrolase; translation: MPVEITWWGHATCTVEDSGVRLLTDPLFTRRLAHLRRRRGALPPPEAAAADVVLVSHLHADHLHLPSLGRLAPGTRLLVPRGARRAVPGLARLAGLRGLTVTETAPGEEVRVAEGVRVRAVSARHDGRRLPFGPHRAPALGYVVQGSARTYFAGDTGLFDTMAEEVGPVDVALLPVGGWGPYLGPGHLDAGRAARALAQLAPAAAVPVHYGTYWPVGMDAVRPHEFHAPGEEFERRARQLAPKVTVRVPGHGERVRLP
- a CDS encoding DedA family protein, which codes for MTLRDLTAVAAAAAAGAGQVPPETTRQAVGYPALFVLVALGALVPVIPTGALVSSAAVVAFHHQAPYGVLLVFAVAAVAAFTGDLALYWLGQRGVRSHNGSRWLEALRGRATPERLAQAQTRLDEHGVTVLVLSRLVPAGRIPVMLACLLAELPLRRFARGDGPACLAWAAAYGLIGILGGSLFSEPWKGVAVAVGLALLISAGPAAWRRLRRSP
- a CDS encoding NHL repeat-containing protein, with the translated sequence MERKTAESRTIDPPAPAGRPAARRWTRRLAAAAGLLALCALAGGVAGAAQPGGAGSPAGPPLYVSDYGNNRVVALPADGGGQSTVPLDGLVRPTGLAWDAAGRLYVADTGNNRVVVLPPDGGGQSVVPTVNLSRPLGLAVDPAGSLFIADSFNDRVVKVAADGSGQTTVPTTGLLHPWGLAIASDGGLYVSDFVNDRVVKVAAGGGGQTTVPTTGLSQPTGLALNAAGDLYIADSGNNRVVKVPAGGGPQSTVPITGLSSPLGLALDGSGGLYVADGFNNRVVRVRETGGGQVTLALTGLNTPTGLAFPPQAARPGHGRHEAP
- a CDS encoding MarR family winged helix-turn-helix transcriptional regulator is translated as MEYSHDDAGLLQQPIGYWSWAAYDAVVTRTRGALASIGTTQPQWWILAQVARAEEVRTRDEVTRTLRGYLSVGDEALAEEIDTTVARGWIAQDDEGRLALTPEGLEFFGRAEALQKQLWDERHDGISDEEYLATLKVLQRFIHNTGGRAWHH
- a CDS encoding MBL fold metallo-hydrolase — translated: MSDRTDAAPAPAPAAPAAGPVRQGATRPAPHPSAPRPLGARRRWPRSFADRLTTPLPGVRAFARLAREGAFRPGPEGLRGIPDLPYEPGPLPATAAGAVSVTWAGHASWVLRTGGLTVLTDPVWSRRILGTPSRMTPVGVRWEDLPPVDAVVISHNHYDHLDAPTIRRLPRDTALFVPAGLAGWFRRRGFTRVTDLDWWESAELGGVRFEFVPAHHWSKRSLIDTCRSLWGGWILTDTLSPVPRKVYFAGDTGYGRWFREIGRRHPGIDLALLPVGAYAPRWWLGDVHADPEEAVQACLDLGARRMAPMHWAAFVLSAEPVMEPLHRTLAAWSRSGLPREDLWDLPVGASRTLPDPDTAPVPDPA
- a CDS encoding aminotransferase class I/II-fold pyridoxal phosphate-dependent enzyme, which encodes MQRTAEGRGPVRYGPPAPQPGLPVLSDLVSVLGAAAGRSSPQPPGGGLSLREAGCRYWGRRGLATSPENVAAGPGAPALLLALLGAYGGDVMLPRPCPAWWTPQVRLLGRRAYHVPTPAECGGVPDPYALLETVRRVRAEGGDPRVLLLSVADDPTATVPPPELVREACEAAESAGLFVVSDESWRDTVHRPHDDLVLSPAEMLPEQAAVLVDLSGALLPAGWPAAVVRFPGTPRGVRLRAGTLDVLTATGAVVAGPVAGAAAHALDEPDAVAARAYAAARLHGLVAAAAHREIRTAGGLARPPQAGRHLYADLTPLRVGLARHGVGDAMELEDWLGARLGAPTPGGQRFADELGALRVRLSTGPLLGATPEERLAALTARDPLELPHVRSSLDLLGSVLAGLA
- a CDS encoding TIGR03086 family metal-binding protein codes for the protein MSDTLLERHAEALRFFGEQVRAVKGDQWDAPTPCSEWTVRDLVNHVTGEQLWIPPLITEGRTVEELGDAFSGDVLGDDPVAAWDRASGAAHAAFAASGALERTVRLSYGPALGSAYCSELTADCVVHTWDLCRGIGADDRLPDTLVEFSIKEVMPYADALAASGMYAEPVEVPAGADAQTRLLAMVGRTG